GCCTTGGTTCgggctcttcaaacgtggcagcattacctgtggccaaaggagttcgttattcctactgatcatgagtccttgaagcatctcaaaggacaacagaagctcaacaagagacatgccagatggatggagttcatagagacttttccctacacagttaaatacaagaaaggtaaggataatgtagtcacagatgcattatccaggaggtacactctcgtttctaccttgtcttctaagcttgacggttttgataaaatagtagaactttatgagactaacatcgattttgctgagagctatggcaaatgccataagtttgcttttgaaaactcttataggcaggatggatatctattttagaaggatcgattgtgcataccaagaggatccataaGGGAACTGTTAAttagagaagctcacggaggtggactagctggacatttcgGAGTGTCAANACCTATTCTCTTACTTCCTGATTTTaggaaaacttttgagattgaatgtgatgcctccggagtgggtataggtgctgttttgttgcaggataggaagccagtagcttacttcagtgagaagctaggaggatcgacgctaaactatcctacatatgacaaggagTTGTACGCCTTGGTTCgggctcttcaaacgtggcagcattacctgtggccaaaggagttcgttattcctactgatcatgagtccttgaagcatctcaaaggacaacagaagctcaacaagagacatgccagatggatggagttcatagagacttttccctacacagttaaatacaagaaaggtaaggataatgtagtcacagatgcattatccaggaggtacactctcgtttctaccttgtcttctaagcttgacggttttgataaaatagtagaactttatgagactaacatcgattttgctgagagctatggcaaatgccataagtttgcttttgaaaactcttataggcaggatggatatctattttagaaggatcgattgtgcataccaagaggatccataaGGGAACTGTTAAttagagaagctcacggaggtggactagctggacatttcggagtgtcaaagactctacttggactacaagaacacttctattggcctcaaatgaatAAAGACGTTGAGAAAGTCTGTTCTAtgtgccatatctgcaaaatggccaGGGGTAAAGTACAGCCCAACGGCTTGTACACTCCCCTCTCTatcccttctcaaccttggactcatatttctatggattttgttcttggcttccctcgaaccagaaatggtagagattcaattttcgttgtggttgacaggtttagcaaaATAGCTCACTTCATTGCCAGTCACAAGATGGATGATGCTGGAATACCTCAAGTAATCGTTTCAGACCGAGATACtaagtttctaggacacttctggagAACGCTATGGGCTAAACTCGGAACCAAgctatcattctcaaccacatgtcatccgcaaacagatgggcaaaccgaagtggtgaacaGGACGCTATCTACACTCCTTAGGACCTTAGTGAAAAGCAATCTCAAGTCATGGGAAGAGTGTTTACCACACGTAGAGTTCGCATATAATAacgctaagcattctgctactctattctctccttttgaaattgtttatggttttaatccacaatcacctctagacttgattcctttacctttaagtgtgaagtgtagctttgatggcaaagaaaaggctgaacaggtcaggaggatacatgctaaagctaaggagaacatagagaaaagaaccAAGCAGTACGAGAAACATGCGAACAAGGGCAGAAAGGAGATCgttttcgaagaaggagacttggtGTGGATTCATCTACGCAAGGAtaggttcccagaagagaggaaaagcaagcttctaccacgagctgatggtccatttgaagtcatcaagaagatcaacgacaacgcctaccagattgatcttcaaggtaagtataatatatcttcaacattcaatgtttctgacttgcttccttattatgcagatcccgatttgaggacaaatccttttgaagagggggaggatgatatgatcgtggccagcaaggagacagaagctgcagagaaaccggagatcgtgggaaggatcactcgttcaagagctaaggagatggccaaggaagctcatgcactcatagctgacgggtcattcaatctaccgaggatccaagtcttcaacatatccaccctgaagacttcacccggtaatgataactagataacttaggtgtgaagtttgtactctttttcccatagctgagttttgtcccaatgggttttctcggtatggtttttaatgaggcaaatggatcactacgtcgagttatctagaagtcattaccaatggggaataatgtacaagtcaccatgacttctgtactaatacaagtgacttctgtactactacagatcacctagacgcttcgttgttttcttatttcctttacacgccttgttgttttattttgaacttcctgttgtttggagtgtcgagccttagggttgattataaaacccaaaagcgacgcctccttgtttggtagcgaagaagttttatgtaacaagtattgttgaatctttcttctctcaatccgaactcgtgaatgtgttcatgattccgagtttctaaacactttgtgattaagaaactcttcactttattttcgaatccatataaccatctaacacttctcaccatcgaatcattgcttttctctctcgaacatCACCTGCCGTCACTCGCAATCCACTTGTGCGTCATCACCATCAATTCACGTCGCGACTTACctgtcatcagcctccatcagagtttcaTCCTAGGAAGTTCGTATTAACTTAttcccattttgtcccaaaacaggctaaaacctagaaacattgatttgaagaagtaaacaactttgttacagtttctcAGTGAGAATGTGtcacaatctaatgcatttgactaattgtaagagtttgggatgaatttggagtgtttagacaacacttaaacttgttttatcccaaaacaggctaaaaccgagaaaacaggctaaaaccaagaaaacattaatttgaagcagtaaacagctttgttagtgtttatagggtcagaatgtgtgacaatccaatacatttgactaattttaagagtttgggatgaatttggagtgtttagacaacacttaaacctgttttgtcccaaaacagcctaaaaccaaacaaacattgatttgaagcagtaaacacctttgttactgtttctgggtgaaaatgtgtgacaatccaatgcatttgactaattgtaagagttcaggatggaTTTGGGGTGCtgagacaacacttaaacctgttttatcccaaaacaggcttaaaccgagaaaacaggctaaaaccgagcgAAGATTGATTCGAAACattaaacagcttttttactgtatctagggtcagaatgtgtgacaatccaatgcatttgactgattgtaagagtttgggatgaatttggagtgtttagacaacacttatacccattttgtcccgaaagaggttaaaaccgagaaaacattgattcaaagcagtaaacagctttgtttcgGTTTCTagagtcagaatgtgtgacaattcaatgcatttgactaattgtaagagtttggtatgaattttgattttttagacAGAGTTGAAACCAATGTTCCTTTACATAGCCATCCATGGTTGCTCTCCTAAACCATGGTTTCTTCACTTGGATGACAGTAACTGCAGCATCGAGAAGACCAtttcagacaaaaaaaatttattaggGTATTGCTATTTTACTTTGCTATCATTGGTTTTGAATATGAATACCTTATGCTTCCATCCTATGCTGCTTTTTAGACTCCTCGGGTTTGTATTTTTTGATTGTCTTCCTTGTCTCTACTATGATACTtctgatatatttttattttcaggaAAAATGGGTGAAGACTGCCTTTCAGAATGACACCAAATTCGGGAAATAAGTAAACAACTCTTTCCATTCTTAAACTTTAAAATGATTCTTCTGATGGTTTATACTCTTCGACTGCAGTTAATTCTATAGAACTTTAACATTCTTCGAATATAACATAACTTATACTATACATTGTATTTGTATCGCTAGCTTTTCAATTAGTTTTGGCATTTCTAATTTTGTTGTCCTGATTTGTATCATATCAATGCCCTCAGGTCCCTATGACAAGTGAAGTCACCATAAGATATGGAAAGCTGAGAAGAATAAACTTGTTGTCTCAGTTTTCTTTCATCATTCTTTTCTGTGTTATAAGACTTGCTTCTAAGTACTTATATATCTTCCATTTGTAAGTGGTTTTTAACTATGTCTGAAAGTtcaaaactctttcttttttgaatgtATGATACTACACAAAGGTTTAACATTAATTGTAATTGTGTACTTTCATTTTGCTATTtgatttttaacatattttcacataaatttCTAGATATTTttcacataatttatatttggatgaatttatataaaatctttcaaTACATTCTACAGATAATTTTGTAGCTAATAGAAGCCAATTTGTTACAAACATTTGTTGTTTTCGTAACTAGTTCTTACGAAATATGCGAAGCAACCTCTTAATAATAGGTCACAACCATAATGTGACaaattgtaacaaatttatGACAAGTAATCCTGAAATCTTTTGTAATCAGTTACAGAGAAGTATAGCAACTAGAAGCAATTGGccacagattttttttatgacaATTTGTAGCAAATTTGCGACAGATTTATGACTAGCAAATGAGTCTTTGGTTTGGTTAGTTTGTTCATTGGCACGTACATGCACAAGTCGCATTATGAACCCCCCAATCACAATTATATGATAGCCTCATATACAGTTTCATAACTCATCAACAAAGTTGAGTCTACCTTATTTTACAGCCGTTGATCATCCaccaatattttatatatgttgtacGATTGCTCATTACAAATAAACTGAAAAGAACTGCTTCATAATGTCACTTAGTCACATATCAAATAAGTTGCTTAATTTGAGAGCAATTTTACAAATAAACTACCTTTAATTAAAGGTACAACCATAAGAAACAAACTAATAGGGCCATATATGATCTTAATACTGGTAGTGTTGCGAATGATTTAACAAATTCAATGAGATAAAACTCCACAGCCCTCCACAAGACTAATGATCCGTGGCTCTACAGAGCCAagcttatatataaaacatgtaaGGAAATCTTTAAGGAAGTGCAATACTCGTGTTGGTGGTAAGAAACAAcatacctcttcttctttctaattcGCCTTGTCAGCttctttcttgttctctttgctGTAGTCTTCCATCTCATTGTACCAGAGATCCGCAAACTCGCAATCCTTCCAAGCATCAAACCAAGGCCCTCCTCGAGTATAATGCACCGCCTTAGGCTGCGTAGTTGGATCTTTCTCAACAACCCTATTGTGACCCTCAAGGAAGTTCCACACAAACGGGATAGAGCCAATCTCTTCATCCTCAAGCCACTGGAACCTATGGAGGAAAGCACCAGTCTGAGTGTTGACAGTCTCAGGGTTCAAGGTCTTGTTCTTAGGATGACCACAGTTGTAAAGCACCATAGAAGACCAGTTCTTCCTCGGGTACACGGTCTGAACCGCACCATCCATCTTAGTAGTCTCTTTAGGAGCGTAATCATGTTGAACACACATGATGGCGTATTTATCATCGATCAAATCAGTAAGTTGCTTGATATCAGCAAGGTAGAGGAAATCGCAATCGACGAACATAGCCCAACCATCGTAATCGGACAAATGAGGAGTCAAGAaacgagagaaagagaactCAGTGCTCTCCAACTGACCTCTTTCCCTCCAATACAAACCTTTCTTTCGAAGATCTGATTGAACAATCGGAATGATCTCTACAGGGATTGAAGATCTCTTGGTGATTGAATGACGGCAGACTTGGTAAGCAAGATCTTCGCGTGGATCGTAACCAACAAAGATCCTGAAAGGTTTTTTCACAGTGAAGCCATTGTTGCAGGTCTCAGATTTCACATCGCCgttggtaattgtcatcgttgtACACTCGGATCTGTCTCGttgcaaacaacaaaaaaaagttaagagatCTCTATCATTCACATTACTACtaagctttttgtttgttttatattaaaaaaaaaattcacagaaTCGTAATGAATGAAGCAGTAGCCATGGATTCAAGTAAAATCTACGACGAATTTCCCAGGAAAATTGAGAAAAATCGTATAAAAGTGCAGCAGATCAAGTGAAATCGAgtagtaagaaacaaaaactgaagcATCTTCCGAGAGCGATTAATTCCAAGAAATTGAGAAAGTTAGAGATCTCTCTATCATTCTTATTTACGCAAAGCAAATTTTTGAGAAACGTGATGAAGCAAGATCATATCAAAATGCGAATCAAGTAGTTAGAGACGGAGAGATTGAGGCATGAAATTCCAGAAGAGAGCGTACCTTGATGGAGATGAtgaggaaaccaaaaaaaaaaaaaaaaataaaagcaccGACAGAATTGCAGATTTGTTTTGTGGACTTGAAAtgttgaaaaagaagagaaagattttTAGATTAAGAGCGAGAAAGGAGGAGAGGAGAGTGATTTAATTATGGTGGTTTGGTCTctcttaattttagaaattaacTATTTCTTAAATAAAGAGAGGCTCGAGTTGACTCGCGTGTTGACTCATCGTCGGCGTGAGTTTTATGCGTTGCCTCTTTCCTTTCCCATGGGCTCAGGCCTCGCCTACacactctctttctttctgtaAATTATGCATCATAAACGGATTGTTAACTTGTTGTGAGTTATTTGCTCAATCAGAAATCTATAAAGTTGCCTTTTCtgtcttctcctttttttcatCTCATCGATTcttatttttaagtttaatgAATTAATTCACATCATCAAAGAACATAAAATGAATTAATTCACttatttatgtaatatttttttattattaaaaacaatcattttaaataatttaaactaaaatatcaaccaaaaaatgagaaaaaatacaaaataaaaaaaaatcaatgtaaaaTACGAATAGAGATTACATAGacaaagatatataaaagaagagaaaatattaatgaagtgctcaaaaattaaaataatatatatatatatataaatatataagaaatgtaGAAGGTTACTtgacataaaatatattaaaaaaacttattcttaacatcacacacaccaaaaaaatagtcaaaaatactaagatggaatttgaaaaactatttgtaataaaaacaattatgacAATAGTTGTAGATTgtagaattttaattataatttaataaaaattctctttttggataaatacacatatttaaaagttagagtaatcttatgagtttgtagatttaggagaatcaaaataaaagaaaaaacactatataGACCATAGTGgactatacatattttaaaataaaaaaattatatatgtgaacataatttttcttttgtcaaacagttAAGATGAAATGTAATATGttataatatgatatttatagataaaaacgAGTGCAATTATGATTTTTAGAATATAACACTGTTAAAGAAACTTTGGGACAAAGAGTAGGTATATTCTCTAAGCAAGTTTACGTCTACGTTAGTAAATAATGATCACTcaactgataaaaaaaagtattggtaGATGAAAAATAGTTATTACATGTGTTCATAGTCAATATATTATAAGTGACATAATAGAAAGTGAAAAGAGAGTATATGCAAGAGACTACGaatatatacaagaaaataaaaaaagatttaattcttaaaaaatattaaaagaaatagataagttatatatcacttattaaaataaatttgacatctatatagatttatattttcatactgaataattataattatattcaacattttgtattaatattttaaaagtatagtCCCGCGTAACGCGCGGGTTATAGAAACGATTACcatttctcttcatcttcctccacatcagcatccacctaatcaatactatatatttttttcattaaagattaccattttaaatattcatCCATTACATATTtgttacttataattaataatattcaaaaataaataaaaaagaattaagtaaaattaataaaatcttaaaatagtaaaaacaatgatgtgactttttaataattaataaaataataactatataaaaatgaagtaaataacataaataaaatttttcatAGCACTAAAACTGTTTATGAAagtttgtatatttgtatttaatgtggaatatcgatatgtttaaattatCTTTATAATTAGGCCAACGATCGACATTCGGcattaaaacttttgaaaatatgtattcATGGAATATGAATATGGAATAGGTCAGAAGATTGACGACTCTTCCAGTGAGgttcttaagtcattttttgTTACCATGTGATTTATTGTTGATTTtccaagaaaatattattgCGATACtaaacaatatatgttatacatAGATTAGTTGAATAAGTATAATGTTTATATAGATGTACcttttaaacttcaaatgattatatatatatatatatacaaatatatatataatgatttttattgataaaaaatttaaactaaaatctcGCGcaaaaatagatataacaataaaaatattattttcaacaatatatatgttgtatatcacttaaTAAcagtttatatagatttataaacaaaagattgaatgattatatttgaactaaaatttatatctatagaaaatattttagatcAAAAATCCCTCGCGTGCCAGGGGACAAATTCCAGTGGATCATATAAAGATGATAATTTGTAGTTTTGCTTTTCATGTGGTGAAAACATGGCAAATCTAGTTGAAGTTTCTGCACAATCTTCATTTGGGGTGATTTTTCTCTACATATCACAActgttaataaataatttttatttcttattttatttatatatttatataaatatgcaTCAATTAttcaataaaagttttattGGAGTCATCAGTTGAAAGGGTATgcaataaacaacaaaaagaaaaaagttttttggaaGGGTATATATCTTGACAAATCGTTAGACAGAAGTGTTCGAATCGAGTTTTTGAAACATTTTCATTTGGATTTTACATGGACTAATTATAAATATCGGTTCGACCATTTCAAAAgacaatataatatttacaaacgatagattttaatgaatttggagAACTCGACATGTCAGCAAATTGCTGAAATGAActacaataaaaataagttatattaaaaaatttcatttaatgatctgaaattttttgttagtctctttttctattttgtttgttatttaatatattttttaatcattgtatttattttgtaGAATGTCCGAGAAGTATCCAATCTGCTTAATCATCATCAAATATCCTTTATTTGATCGTTTATGACAACCTTGTGCTGGACCAATTCATTACCTTGTGAGCCATCAAGTCCTGTTCAACAAGTAGTGGAATCTGATGAAGAAGTGGCATAATAACATGATATCAATTCTCTAttcagttgtagtacaaagagttatcaatccaaatgattGTTATGTTAGCAGATAAGATAtaatcagaactatgcaagtcaagccaaacaaTCAATGGggttgatctaacaatcctaaaatgattaaaagaaaagaaataaacaagaaccacacgacctaagcactcgattcaagcattcgagtacaggatcgggtgggatGATCGAATAAGCAAgatgagtatgaacagctcgaaggtatactcgaagcaggtgatcgtgtacatgttcgggtaagggatcgagttatgaataaaatgtaaacagaCTAAATacaaaagctcctaaggatggggtaatcgattgctaagtgttcctgaccaatatggatgtcctacatgcctcaagcaaatattccctagacaatgaatctctaaaatcttgttaaaacactctcgtgatagaaacaatcaaccttaatcacttccctacccaattctagttggagaaacatgaccaagcaggtaatacaaaccgattcattattgttaataaacctcttactcatctaatctcttaggctaagtgagtaaatctctagcattgattgattcaagcatttcatctacacctctcagTGGTAAAATGCCTTAGATCTAATCCCAAcatctcggtctgttgatagcattaagaacaccctaaccgatcaagaacacaaaattgtctatcccatccctagaaactttgtttcactactcagatctgattggagaaaacacaaaagcatagatgagcgaaaattgcattgtattaaaatataaagtagaagagaagagtacagagtagaaatctaaaagaatagcaaaaagaGGGGGgagtttatatatgtaaacccattaaccctagcttcccagtcctgcccgaggatctgctcgatggggtgcactaGGATGAGCTCGGGTTGCACTTCGGGTAAGCTCTCGGATTGTTCTTCCTGTTCTTAGATCCTCCTCGATCAggttggtgttcggactgttcttcctgctccatagctccttcgggcacatgctcggatttgacgttgtttctctccattttcggctcttaagcacctgttttcatccaaaatatgcaaatgcaagaatgcaacaccctaaatggcctaaatatGGATTCCTatagtaaatgacctaaaaatgctaagatTAGGGtaaaaataatgcaaaatatagataaaaaaggatgcttaaaacatgtaaattagagaattATCATGGCACCAGTTGAACCGGTTACTAAATCAACATCACGTGGGAAAGGTAAATCTATAGATTATAGCAAAAAGAGTAATCTAGATAAGTGGGATCTTCTCACCACCGTCATTGAAAATCAAGGAAAATTCTTGAAACGTGGTCGAGATTTATTTGAAACTTTAAATCAATTTAGTAATGTGATATGTACGCAAGAATTGGTCAAGAGAATTAAGTTAGACCATGATAACGAGCTGTATTGGGTTACAATTGACTATCTTGCATCATATGAAAGTGGTCATTACATCTTCCTGTCGTTACCAaattatgatttatgttttttttttctttttctttggatagGAAGTAACTATTTGGtaataccaaaattttcttaaaGTAATTGCATTGTTGATTGAATGTTATAAAACTCTTTTCGATGATTGTGTATTAAACAACCTGAcctattttttctctttgtattaGTTTAAGCTAAGAAATATCTTAGGATAGCACTACATtaggtttttcttccaaagttagCACAAATGCATAAGTATTCCAAATCTAGCATTTGTGAATATGaagtattttaattaaataacaaaatttattatttaaaagaacTAAAATCAAACTCATGatctcttttaactttttccGGTAAAGATTTTGATGAATCTTCCAATCTGAGGTCTTCATTTCCGATCTCAGATCTTTCAATTAATTGCTTAACCGATCGACATAAGCTTCAGTCAAGTGATTTAGTTAGAGATTCATCTAGTCCATAACCAATCATATTCAGATTTGTAGCTCTGTTTGGTGTTGGTGATTTTAAGCAGCGACGAAGTAGAGAGACAGGACGGTTTGGTGCTGCTAGCTTAGTCTTCTACTCCAATGGGGAGATCAAGATCTTGAGGAACTTCGTCTCATTTAGTTGACGTTGAGAAGTCACTTCCCAACGGAGATCTCAACATCAAAAGCTTCTTCGGCGGGTTTCCACATGGATTCGACAAGTATTCTATGGAAAGATGAGTGCATGTACGAAGTCGATTGGAAATGAGGAAAAGCTTCAAGGAAAGACAAATTCTCGTGGCCTAGTGGAACTACGTACGAAGGTGAATTCAAATCTGGGAGAATGGAAGGATTTAGGACTTTTACTAGAGCTGATGGAGATACTTATAGAGGAACTTGGGTTGCTAATAAGAATCATGGTCATGGGCAAAAGCGTTACTCAAATGGAGATTTCTACGAAGGCACTTGGAGAAGGAATCTGCAAAATGGTAAAGGTCGACACATTTAGGGAAATAGTAACCAGTATACTGGAGAATGGTGTAACAGTGTGATTTTTAGGAATAGATTCAGAGCTGCGGGAGAATGGGATTCCTAAAGGAAGTGGTGTGTTTACTTGGAGTGATGGGACTTCTTGTGTTGGTGCTTGGTTTAGAGTAATATCATGAgcagttttttttaatggtgtTGACAAAACTTTTGAAATCTCTCTGATCAAGATAACTTGTAGTGGTTTTAGAGAAACGAGTGATTGTGAAGAACAATTGTCATAACGAACGTCCTTTAATGATAACTTATTGTGGTTTTAGTTTCAAGCACtgtaatttttttgatgaatcaCATGTCCAAATTGTGGCTGCGTGTTGTACAAAGTTAGCAAATATCAATACCAAAGCTATTATATACCAAGTGTTAGATATAATGTCATTGAGAACAAAGCAATTGGTAAAGAGTAAGAAAGTTTCTCGTTGTCGTCGATTTTAATGTCTTTGGCTTCTTCGGCTTGTACTTTCTCGGTTGTGAAGTGGGCTAATAGTGTTGACGAGGCAGTGTTCAGTAGGAAGGGTCTTTGGGTTCTAGTGATCATCACAATTATTTCGATTtctaaatatttagaaaaaccTTCCTAAATTTTAAGTATGTCTTCTTAAACATTATGAAATCCTTCCTCAATCTAAAGAAATGAGTTCttgaatgttttaatttatgttttgtcttAATGTATCATAGATAAATCTATTTAATGAGTTATATTGAATTTATTATGTAAACATCGTGATatcttatctatatataagaGTAATAATTTGATATTGTGTCATGAAAGTTATCATGAAATTTAATGTGTCattcttaaatattattaaattctttctaaatttaaataaatgtgtgttttaaatatatttttggtgttttgccTCAATATGTGAAAGATTAGTCCATTACTGAATGGCAATGATGTCATTTTTATGCTCCAGGCTTTTTATGAAGGTTATCGTTAAGTTCATCATGAAAttcaaactttataaaagttATCCTAAACTTCAAGAatatttttctgaattttcaaGGATTGTTGGATGCTAGGTGTTGATTTTTCAAGTGACAAGAACATGAGAAGGGATTATGCGAGCtatcaacaaaaatttgaattgaCCAAGGAAACATCtatgaatatgaaaataaatttgaattcataaaacaagaaaacattcaaGATCTTTGGGGGATGTTTAtgctttgtattttctttttttttgatgaaaaaatctTCATGAAATTTGAGAACTTCTTCCTAAATTTCTTGGAATCCTTCATGAATGTTTCATTCCGACCATTATTACATGTTTACTAGTGAAAACGTAGCTACCTACCAATCTCATTAAGCACCAATTTCTTGTAGATGTCAACTGAAACCTTCAATCTTGTATCTACTGAGCACCGTACGCCCTTAGTTCGAGGTGATGGTCTCGGTGCGCAACGAGAACGTTGTGATC
This is a stretch of genomic DNA from Camelina sativa cultivar DH55 unplaced genomic scaffold, Cs unpScaffold00512, whole genome shotgun sequence. It encodes these proteins:
- the LOC104773310 gene encoding protein CDI-like — protein: MTITNGDVKSETCNNGFTVKKPFRIFVGYDPREDLAYQVCRHSITKRSSIPVEIIPIVQSDLRKKGLYWRERGQLESTEFSFSRFLTPHLSDYDGWAMFVDCDFLYLADIKQLTDLIDDKYAIMCVQHDYAPKETTKMDGAVQTVYPRKNWSSMVLYNCGHPKNKTLNPETVNTQTGAFLHRFQWLEDEEIGSIPFVWNFLEGHNRVVEKDPTTQPKAVHYTRGGPWFDAWKDCEFADLWYNEMEDYSKENKKEADKAN